The following is a genomic window from Neodiprion pinetum isolate iyNeoPine1 chromosome 3, iyNeoPine1.2, whole genome shotgun sequence.
ACAATATCCACAGCCATAGACTGTAGAGCAGTATTGAGAACTTTTAAGGAAACGGCGTCGGTGGAGTGCTGCGGATCAGCTATGTTACACAATCGTTTACCGTCCAAATCATACTGAATGTCGTTGATGGTTTTGAATCCAACACCCGGAGgccctcgaataaattttttacccccaccACGCTCCGAGTGTTGCCCGAATATGTCTGTGCTCATCACTGGACGGTCACTgaacaaatgatgattttatgtttacacgccgctaataaacgattccagCCTCATGCAACTCCTCAATAATGGAgactatttcgttggaatggCTGGTATTGCCTGCAACCTGTGACGCCATAAGCAGCCGAAGACGATCcacaatttcatttggatcatcccagtagACGTAATGGACATCTTGCCCCTCCTTTCGCGCAATCTTATAGTCGGGTAAGCCTTTACCTGATTTTTTCGGCGAGCCAACgtgttgtgcaatgaaatttctatactttgcgCTTTTTAAATCATCTCGAAGGTTTCCATCGGCTTGGTAACGTTTTCCATGCGCATTTTtcgtcgttacaatttttatataattattcttgtccgcgTCATTTACAACCGATGCACtgagtgattttttaaacagtaatTCGAGTGATCCAGGTGTTctctcataacttttatcCCCCACATTGACCAGATTATCAGTGATATTGATCGGTGTATCACCAATCATCATACCGtttgtcaactttcgaacACGGTATGTGGTATCCAAATCCCTCTTTTTACTTTagctgaacattttcaaatattgtgccgtggaatccgttgttttcttcacAGGTGTACTTGTagtagaaatttcaccaaacttcagtgttttatcatttgcatCCATGAAATTCCCCTCATCcatatcctcatcctccttctcatcatcatcatcatcatcatccccgGTACTCTCgccatctttttcttcttcttttttcattgtcacatccggtagttccgttttaatttcacgtttaatatgctgctgctgctgtcttGAGGTATCAACCAATTTTTGCAACGGTGTTACTAAAGGCTTGAATACCTATCCCACAACCTGTTCGGTCGTGTCCATGTCCAACTTAAGCATCTTATGCTTCCGCCGTATGACATCGGATGATTTTGGTATTTCACTCGGTGTATCGCTATGCTTGCGAATCTTGGCACTCTCCATGTTGCCGGCTCGATTGTTGCAACCAAACTGTGCAAGTTTATGATAGTTTATGCTTATAAAGCAGTCATTCCCCTTCCTCTATCACCCCCCATTGATTTCGTTATCCTTGTCAATTAcggtaaaactgtaattgCCATCACTCCAGCATGCGGAGCACAAGTCTTTAAATTCCTGATACGTCATGTCCGTAttcacatgatcgttgtagatatgtttcagattcatatcATCCTGCCGAAATAGCACCAATAAGTTTGCATTGTCACGCACTAGAAGTTATGGAATGCGCGCGTACGTTTGACTTAGATAAAAGCTATCGATATCGCAATGCCTGCCTatgctgaagtatgctctgATATTATCCTGCTTTTCACAAGCCACATCTTTGAAAATCATAACAGAGTTGGGGCGAGCATCTTCCGGTTTTACAACCTCATCGTTTTCGCGAAACGGAAAATAACTCACTCCCTGCACGGGTTCTagtaactttttcaaaaatggataCTTTGGTTGCatgagagatttcgaatagacgtagacattttcgTATCGCAATCCATTGCCACGGGTGATGAGTGCGAGAAGAGCGTTAGTTTTACCGCAATTGGATAGCCCGCAGAAAATTGCTCTCACGGTATTTGGCAGCAATTTTGCATGTCGTTTTCCTATCTTCCTCTTACCACGTCGAACCATTTCATCGAAATTTGCGATAGGTAGTTGATGGGGCTGATCTTGAAATCTCATGATGCTTCGTTAGCATGACAACGAAAACTGAGATGACGGTATATAAATTCCGCCTTTTATAGAAGTCGCGTTAGATGTTGCCCGACTATGAGGATGTGCACACGGAAGAAACGTGGTGGtggtttgttaaataaaatcatcaatcatctcCCAGTTGAATTGCATGTGCCAGGGTATCAGTACTGCGGACCTGGAACGAAATTGGCCAAGAGGGTGGCTCGTGGAGATTTGGGGATCAATCCGCTGGATGCCGCGTGTaaagaccacgacattgcataCGCAAAGAATCGCGATATCGCAGCGAGAAATCTTGCCGACAAAGCGCTCGCTGAGAAGGCGTGGAATCGCGTTTTGGCCAAGGACGCCAGTGTGGGTGAAAAGGCTGTAGCCTGGGGAGTCACCAACACCATGAAAGCTAAAtctaaactcggaatgggctTAGCTGCAAAACGGTCGAAACTTGGAGTGGCTGCGAAGATGAAATCTGGAACTGGCGGGAAGAGTAAACAGCGTAAGAGAACTGTGAATCTCAAATCTATCATCACAGCAGCAAAGGTCGCCATGCGACCGGGTTATAAAGCTGTCGAGTCGGCGTTGGCGGGTGCTCGTGCGGCTGCGCGTGGGACTGGGAAGAATATTCGTATGCCTCGCGTTATACCTGTGCCTGATAAAATTGGCGGCATTCTGCCGTTCCtcattccaattctggccgGTCTAAGCGCTACTGGGGCTCTTGCGGGTGATGCTGCGGGTATAGCTGAAGCTGTCAATGAAGCTAGTGTCAACAAACATGAGTTGAACGAGGCCAAACGGCACAATGCAACAATGGAGGCGATTGCTTTGAGCAAGGGATTATACCTGTGACCCTACCGCAGCGGAATGGGCCTGTACTTACGTCCGGCAAAAAACTAGTAAAGCTACCACACCGAGCTCTCACCAACATTGATTTACGCAACTatgctaaaaatatgaaaatttcgcattttcgaggtgttttcatgcggaatgatCTGCCGAAATCAGGACCAACAATGCAAGAATCCgcaattattaatcttgaTGATAAAAACGGTCCGGGGACACATTGGGTTGCGTGCAACAAGAATGGTGACCATGTTGTGTATTTCGATAGTTTCGGTGATTTGAAACCGCCTAAGGACTTGATGaggtatctcggtgttggtagcgttgaatacaatcataaGAGGTATCAAGAATATGATACTGTGATTTGCGGCCACTTGtgtctcaaatttctcagcgaACAACTATAAAAAGTCAAGTGTTACATGAGCAAGCATTAATCATGCCGgaatcgttgacgttaacACTGTCAGGCACATCCTCCGTGCTGGAGGCTCAATATTTCCCCCCAATCGAGTTATCACTAGAGAAGAACTATGTTCTCGGACTCGTCGAGTTCctgacattcaattcaatacccaatattcATGAGAGGTGTAATCAATTTTACCTGAAACGAACGGACAACAGCAGAGAGAGCATCGCGATACCCACGGGAAGctatgaaattgaggatattgaaaattttctgcataAGGAGCTACCCTCCGACATCACCCTCAGTCTGACAGCTAACAACAACGAGCTTAACAGTGAAGTCACATGCAATCATGTGGTGGACTTTAAGCCCAAAGATTTCATCGGCCGATTATTGGGATTTAAGGCGGTTGAGCTATCACGAAacgttactcataaatctgaattaccCGTAGCCACACTGAAGGTTAATACTTTACGCGTTGAGTGTAGCATAACCACAGGGGCGTACATAAACGAGCATCGAGATCAcacgattcacgaatttttcccaaccgtTCCATCGGGATATGAGATTGTCGAAGTGCCTACCAACGTCACTTACCTGCCAATCGCCGTACAGTCGATACATCATTTACAGCTGAGAACAGTCGATCAAGACGACGAGctggttaattttcgcggCGAAACGATAACTGTACGTTTACACGTGAAATCACTCGAATAATGGGAATCGTGTTTGAGACGAGAAACTTgggcaaaagttataaaagtcAAACGTCATGGCCAAAAATCATCAGTCGCCCGACACCTCTGACAACGTTTACACCGCCTACGAGCCTGACACGTCTGAACGTTCGGTTTCTCCAGAGCCTGGGTCTTCGATTACGTGgaaatattggaaaataagaattcgtGTTCGCTGCATCCTGTGTGTGTATTACCAtagaagaaataataagaatacagaaatctgtggtattcgacgaatcgatcgcgcactctgagattcatgctcatcagccgtttgcatcatccaccttccacaacaacgatgaaatccatattgttgttcaacatcaagacttgcgtctactgcccagtaaaagctctctacacaTTCATGGAAAAATCGCAAAGGATGATGGTGTGGCTGCGGTGACGgttacgaaattgatcaatatggccgtttgtcatttgtttgaggaagttcgCTACAAGTTGAACGGTGTAGAgattgatcggaataaaaatgttggcatCACCTGCACTGTGAAGGGTTACGTATCCTTGACTCCAGGCCAGCAATATAGTCTGGAGAATACCGGGTGGTTGAGTGGGGATAAGGAACTAACCGATGCCgctggaaatttcgatgttgttttACCGTTAACTTATGTGCTATGCTTCGCCGAAGATTATCGTCGAGTCATCGTCAatgctaaacatgagttaattctCACACGTTTCAACACTGATTTGAATGCCGTGATTCAGACCTCGGCAacggaaaactttaaaatcacccTGAATAAAATCGAGTGGTTGTTGCCCTACATCAAACTGGCagataaaccgaaaatccagttactcaactacatcgccaagGGTCCGGCCATATCCATGAGTTTTTGTTCTtgggaaacgtacgtgtatccgATGCTCCCATCAACAACGCGGCATATATGGTCAGTTAAGACATCGACGCAGCTTGAGAAGCCGAGATATGTCGTTCTaggatttcaaactgcaaggagaaacgagccgctgaaaaatgctggCGTATTTAATCATTGTCggatcagagatgtaaaactcttcctcaactcacagtgctatccctacggaaatacgaattttgatgtatacaataatcaatacgccattctctatgatatgtatgttcggtttcaaatgacctactataacaaagaagctgagcctttgctatcgaggcgtgaatttataaaccaagctcccctcatcgtcatcgattgctccaagcagaacgaaacattgaaaactggaccagtggacattcgattggaatgTGACTGTAGCATTACGTTCCcaccacacacttctgcctactgcatgatcttgcatgatcgcattgttgaatataatctgATCAGTagtactgttaaaaaattggtataagtcaattttggaataataatatgtttaattaatacggatattgaaaataatatgtaaaattttactcgttaaaatttagaataagataatttaGAATAGAATGAGAAAACTGAATGTAAttgatgttaaataaaaaaattgttaaaagcattcaaaacgccattttaaaccttccttcagcggtgtgtgtttttttttttttccttgggCGGGGGGAATCCTCTTTACGGATTCCAGGCATAGCTGTTTGGCCTGGATATGTGGCGACTCGACGCAGCGTCACACTAAATCTCGACGCTAACGCCCCTACCCACTAAACCCTAAACCCCTTCAACCCTAAACcccttcttccttctttcctcTAATCCCTCATGGAAACCGCCGTCAGGCATTACTTCGTGAAGGGAGGATCTAGCTACTGTTCTTCCTTCTGGTGGCTAAGGTGtcatttttccttccttctagTTTCTATCATTcgctctttttctttcaatggAACGCAGCTCTGAAAGGACTTCTGTGGCAAAAGTGCTTGTAGCGTTCCAAGCAGTTTGACTCGACAACATTGCCTCTACTATTGTCTCTGGTTGGATTCTCCTGTTCAGGATCCTTTCTAACTCATTTTGCTGAGGATCAAATCGTGGACACACAAAGAAAACGTGCCCTGCGTCCTCAATAACCCCCGGACAAGACGGGCACTCCGGAGAATCGTCGTGCTTAAAGCGGTGCAGGTACTCTCGAAAGCACCCATGTCCTGACAACATCTGAGTTAGGTAATAGTTGACGTCGCCATGGTTTCGGCTCAGCCAAACATCGATCTTTGGTATGAGGCGGTGTGTCCATCTTCCTTTTGCTGCGGCGTCTCACTCAAGTTGCCATCGCGAGATGCTGTGCTGCCGTTCTTCTGTTCCAAGTTCTTCAGGGCTCAGTGCAGTTGACCTTTTTCGTTGGTAAAGGGCCCGTCTTTCCTCTGCTAGTACTCTAAGCGGTAGGGTTCCAACAATGACGCACACCGCTTCTTCTGATATTGTGCGGAAGGCGCTGGCAACTCTGAGAGCGCTCTGTCTATAAATTGGACCCGCTTTTCTCCATGATTCTTGCGTCTCTAATGTATCAGCCCAAATGGATATACCATATGTGAGCACGGATGTTACTACTGATGACAGCAGTAGTCTTCTGCTCTGCTTTGGTCCACCAACGTTAGGCATGAGTCGTGCTAGACTCGCTCTAACTACTGATGCTTTGGCAGTCACATGTTCGACTTGTTGCTTGAGATTGAGTCGAGCATCAAGTATCACTCCCAGGTACCGAATGTACGGTTGTGATGTGATCTCAAGTTCCCCAACTTGTAACTTGATGGTTTCCATCGCTTTCCTGCTGGTAATGAGCACTGCTTCGGTTTTATGCTTAGCTAGTTGCAAGTTCACCGTATCCATTCATAAGTTAATCCGTCTACATGTAATGTCGAAGGCCAGATTTATCTCTTCAAGATGCTTCGCGACAATCAGCACGGCAACATCATCTGCATACGCTACCAGTTTCACTTCTGCTAGCAATGCCATTTTCAGGAGACCATCGTACATGATATTCCATAGCAGAGGACCTAGAACTGAGCCCTGTGGTACACCACCAGTAATATCATACTCCTTAGGACCACTTTCTGTGTCATATTTGAGGACTCTGTTTGTGGAGTAGCTTGCTACCGTTCTACGCAAATACCCTGGAACTCGTTTCTCTTCAAGGGCGCGCATTACGCAGTCCCAGCTAGCAGAGTTGAAAGCATTTTTGACGTCTAATGCAGCCACCAAGCAATACTTTTTTGTGCCGCGATTCCATCTCTTTCCAGCAATCGCATCCTTAGCTGTGTTGACGACCAGGTTGATTGCATCTAGGGTTGACCGCCCTTTTCGGAAACCAAATTGGTTGTCTGCCAGGAGTGGATCAACTACTGTTTCTATTCTTTGGTGAATCATCCGCTCTAATATCTTACCCGCCGTGTCTAACATGCAGAGTGGACGGTAAGATGATGGTTCGTCAGGTGGCTTCTTTCCTTTCGGGAGCAGTACAAGTCTTTGCCGCTTCCACCTTTCAGGAAAGACTCCTTCCTTGAGACACACATTGTAGGTATCCATGAATAATGCCGGTACTGCTTTGATAGATGTTTTTAAAGCAATGTTTGGAATTCCATCCAATCCCGGCGCCTTGTTATTCCCTACACAATTGCATGCCTTCATCACCTTCTCCTCTGTGACAGGTGGGATGTCTTCAGGGTCAGGCTGCAGTAACGAATAGGTCAACTCACGTTGCTAAGGAAACAACGTACAGACGATTTTCTCTATTAGCTGTGGACACGTAGGTGACGGCATTGGTTGACATTTCAGGTGGGTCATGACCACCTTGTACGGTCTACCCCACAGATCTTTCTCTACCTCTTCGACGAGTTCCTTCCAACAGCGTCTTTTGCTATCCTTGATGGCTCTATTCAATTCTCGACGGGCCTTTTTGTACTTTGCCACCAGTCCTGCAGAGTTAGGTCGACGGTAGCCACGCTGAgatattcttcttcttttaaaaCACTCTTTACGAAGAGTGCTGATGTTATTGTTCCACCAGTGTACCGGAGATCGATGATTCATGCCACGTTTCCGGGGCATACAAGCGGCGCAGGCTTGGGTCACTCTCTTTATTAGTTCTTTTGCTTTCTCTTCAGCACTCCCTGTGGTAGTCGGGTTGCTATCTAAAGCTATTATTAAAGTAGCTGGGTCAAGCGCTTTGACTTTCCATCCAACTGCGTTAGTTTGTCTGGTTGCTCTTCGAGGGCTCTGGCCAGTTGATACTTTCCAAAGGACGGCGTAGTGGTCGCTGGCAGTGTAGGTGTTTATAACTACCCAAGAATAGCTTCCTCTCGTAAGACTGCTGCTGACGAACGTAAGATCCACTATAGAGCTTGCCTCTCCTTTTGAATATGTTGGTGTCTCACCAGTGTTAAGGAGGACAACATCTGGTGTGGCCATCGCTTCAAGTAGAGCCTTTCCTCGTGCATTAGTGAGCTTACTGCCCCAATCTACTGCCCAGGAATTGAAGTCACCTGCTATTGCTACGGGAAAGTGTCGCTTTGCATCTTCGGTTAGACAATCAAGAAAATCGATGAATTGTTCCAAAGAAAGACTCGGCGGGGTATAGCAGCCGTAGAAACGAAGTACATCTACCCATGCTGCTACAAATCCGGCTTCTCTGTTGTTGACTGCCTTCTGGAATGGTAATTTGTCACAGGACCAAATGACAGCGTTGTTGGTACTGTCCGATTCCCAGGGTTGGGTACTCAGATGTTCATATGGTTCTGCTATCAGTACTAAGTCAAACTCTAGTTCGCGCACGGTTTGTATGAGCAAGTCATGCGCAGCCTTGCAATGATCGAGGTTGAGCTGCAGTATCTTCATGCtcgtttatttatcattttctcgAGCGCCTCTTTGAAAACCGGGCATCTGTATGTGCCAGCATGGTGGGCAGCGTCCTGCGCACCTTGATCGTCAGCACATAATACACATTTGGCTGGATTTTTGCACTCAGCAATCTTATGTCCTTCTCTTCCGCACCTTATGCAGTGCTTAGATCGGTCGATTTCACTTTTGCACTGAGATACAAAGTGCCCAAAGTGCCAGCATTTGAAGCATTGTATCGGCTTCTTTGTTGCTCTCATTCGGCAGTTGACCCAGCCAAACCTTATTTTGCCGTTTCTTTCCAGTAGCTGTTGTGCTGCAGCTGCTGGTAGTGTCACTGTGGTCGTTTGCGTACCTCTGTAGGCCTTACGGATCTTGATAGCCTCTAGTGGTATTTCGCCGGTTTCTCCGGTTTCCGTTTTCAGGGCAGTCTGAATGTGCTCCTTCGTCGTGTCATCATCAATGTCTCGGATTTCGATGATCTCCTGCGGTCCTTTGCAAATTACTTCGGCCTCTCTTTGAAGAATGTCCGTGATAGCCTTTTGCAAGGCTTGGCCTTTGTCAGTACTCTTCTTTGAGAGCGTAATCAGCATGTCCCCAGTTTTGGTTTTGTGGATCTTTCCCACGGTTGTGCGGACCTGTTCGTCAGGGACGGCCTGCTTTATACGACGCAATATTTCGGTGTACTTCTCCTTCTCGACCGGACGGATGATCAGAGCGTCAGGCCTGATCCACTTTCGAGGTTTCTTCCGCTTAGGTTCCGGCCGGGGCTCTTTCGGCGGTTGCTTTGGGAGCTGCTCTTTCCTTTgtcttttctgttcttttttaGACTGAACTCGTTGCCAAGCTGGCGCTTTCATCTGTTCGTCGCTTGGCAGTGCTGCTCTTTGCAGAGGGCTTTCCTTCAGGTCCTTCTTTTATGTTGCTTGCCTGAATGTCGGGTCTGGAGAGggtctttcttttctcttacCAGGCTTGCCGAAAGTTTCACGCCCGTCTTCAGCGACTGATTCATCGTCACCTTCGGCTCCGGTGTCTATTGCTTCGTCAGTTTCGACGTCAGCTTCGCAGGTTTTCTCCGGTGTAGCACGGAAAATGCGCTGCAATGATGAGCGCCATTCTTCGTCCAGTTTCTCAAACCTTTGTAGGGAGCTAGCTACACTAGTCGTCTTGGACTTTATCTCTTTGTGAATGTTGACCTTTGATTGAACgtgttgaaatataaattgaacgtCGATATTagttatgtatatacatattctgTTTATGTCCATAGGTAAGAGTAGGTAGAgtacgtatgtgtgtgtgtaggcTGAGCAATAGCGTACCGGCAAGTAGATCGGCTCAGTGCGTATTGCGAGTTAGCTCTGAACCCAGCGTTTGCTGGACAGCCAACATTTGTATTCAAAGTAATATTAGTAAAGATCCGGGTCttaatcaaaaataaactGCAGTATAAACAAATATCCTGTGtacctttttcattttacttccACAACCTATATCAGGTTATGGGCCCAGTTACGAAGGTTTAACGCGAAAAGTCAGTGATTAGCTCATCGACGCTTTattcaaaagtgaaaaaccAATGTGGCAGCCAGTACGTCGTTGAGCGGGCTTCAGACAATCGAAAAGTTGAAAGGCCGCGAAAATTATGATGACTGGGCAGTGGCAATGGAAGCTTACTTGACCCACGAAGATTTGTGGGATTTTATTAATCCCGACAATGCAGCGGCAGTTCCTACCGACCCCCAGAAAGATAAGAAAACTCGCGCCAAAATCATCCTTGCGGTCGAGCGGCAGGTATATGGACACGTAGGAGATTTGAATACGGCCCGTGATGTGTGGTTGGCTTTAAAGAAAACCTATGCAGATACAGGAGTGACCAGGGGTCTGCAACTGATAAAGTTGGTTACAGACACGAAGCTCGAAAATTGTTCATCCGAAGAAAATTGTATTGATACAATTGTATCGGCCGCTCACCAGTTGAAGAGCATCGGCTTGGAGTTCCCGGACAAAGTAATAGGAGCAATTCTGTTGAATGGTCTTCCCGAAGTATACAAACCCATGGTCATGGCTTTGGAAAGTTCCAAGGTCGATCTAACGACAGACTTGGTGAAGACAAAGATTTTACAAGATGTTAAGTGGTTTTCAACGGAAGAAAACAATGACTTGGCATTCTTTTCGCGCGCAAACGCTGGATACAAACAAAACAGAGGTAGAAGAGGCGTTCAGAGAGGCAGATCATCATTAATCTGCTATAAATGTAACCGTCCTGGACATTACGCAAGAAATTGTCGTCGAGTTAGTGGTAATAGCAGCAACTGGAGTCAAAACAATAACAACAGCGGTAACAATAGGAGAGATGGGTCTGGTGCCATGGCAGCTCAAGGCGGTGATGAAGAAGACGAGTACGAGAGCGCCGAGATTGAGTATGCGAGTGTGTCGCTGATAGCGATGGGCACATGTAGTAGCGACTCATGGATGATAGACTCAGCTGCTTCGAGGCATATGTGTAATAATAGAGGTATGTTCGAGAATATGCGtgattcgaaaatcaaaataataatagtagcgAATAAACAGAAACTCAAGGTATGCGGAGAGGGCGATGTAAATCTGTATACGCACCATAATAATAAGAGAGTATTAATTAAGTTAAAGAATGTTTTGTATTCACCAGAGTTGGCTTCGAATTTATTATCCGTAGGTGTAATGACAAAATCGGGTTGGAATATTGATTTCAAAGAGAAAGATTGTAAGATCTTTAATAAGCGTTCAGATATTGTTATTGTcggaaataaaagtaaaaatggtGTGTATGTTTTAGATATCAAGAATGATAAAACAAATAGTTCTAAATCTATTTTCAGTTGCCCTGCAGTAGTGAAGAAGGTTCAAAGTAAAGgggaaagtttgaaattatgGCATCGGAGAATGGCTCATTTAAATGTTGatgctttgaaaaaattgttaagtAATTATGTAGATATTCAAGTagtaaatgataaaaattttttctgtgaGATTTGTCCAATGGCCAAGCATCCAAGACATTGTTTTAAATCCAGCTTTAATAGAGCCAGTAAAAAATTAGAGTTAATCCATTCAGACGTCTGCCAAGTTCCAACTTTGTCTTATGATggatacaaatattttttaacttttataGATGATTACAGTCGAAAATCAGTAATTTATTTCCTTAAATCCAAAGATCAAGCTACTAATATGTTTTCGCAATTTAAATCTTtagttgaaaatgaaacgagtagtaaaattattaatctAAGAATAGATAACGGTACTGagtatttaaataaacaatttaagGATATTTGTATTAAAGCaggaataaatattcaaacaacGATTCCAGGTCATCCTCAGCAAAACGGCCGAGCGGAAAGGCTAAATCGTACGTTACTAGATAAAGCTCGTTGCATGTTGATAGATGCGAATTTGTCAAGTAAATTTTGGAAAGATGCCGTAGCGACGGCCGCTTATTTATATAATAGGTCCCCTCACGCGGCACTTGAATGGAAAACTCCCGAAGAACTTTGGAGTTGTAAACTTCCGGACTTAACAAgcgttaaaatttttggttgtAAAGCGTTCGCTCGAGTGCCGtcggagaaaaagaaaaaattagatcCTCAATCTGTAGAATGTAAATTTATAGGTTATTGCCCGAGTCAAAGAGGTTTTAGACTTTGGGAtattgtaaacaaaaaaattttagtaagtagggatgtaatatttgttgaaaaatctgtaaattcTAAATGCTCTGTTGATAATGTTCAAAATAATTCTAAAAATATCGCTTTACTACCTATTCAAGAAAAGTCAGAAACGATTAATCAACCGAATCtcgaacgaaatgaaaatcgcGATAACGTGGACGAGATGGGTGCCAATGAACAGGCTAAACAACCGACTGAACCTGTAATTAGAAGAACATCTACTAGAGATAAAAAACGTCCAGCATATTTACAAGATtacgttacaaatttttcgtcgacGTCTAGTTCAAATCCATTTTCAGCGAATAGTACTTTAGAAACAAATCAATCAATTGATAGTAATAATTCTTTTGATGATTATCAAATGGTCCAAATCGATTCCACTCCTGCAAGATACCGAGAAGCGATAGAGAGTCCTGAAAAATCTTCTGGATCCAAGCGATGGATAAGGAGGTGAGctcgataaataaaaataatacttggACACTTGTAGACTTGCCTATCGATCGAGAACCAATAACTTGCAAGTGGGTCTATAAGAAAAAGGTTGATGAAAGGGGTAATGCTTTCTGTAAAGCGAGACTCGTCGCTCGCGGTTTCGACCAAGTTCCAGGAATAGACTATAGCGAAACGTATTCGCCAGTAGTGCGCTATACGACTTTACGCGTGTTGTTCGCCTATGCAGCTAGAAAAGGTTTGGATATTCTTCATTTCGATGTGGAATC
Proteins encoded in this region:
- the LOC138190586 gene encoding uncharacterized protein; translation: MAKNHQSPDTSDNVYTAYEPDTSEHLRLLPSKSSLHIHGKIAKDDGVAAVTVTKLINMAVCHLFEEVRYKLNGVEIDRNKNVGITCTVKGYVSLTPGQQYSLENTGWLSGDKELTDAAGNFDVVLPLTYVLCFAEDYRRVIVNAKHELILTRFNTDLNAVIQTSATENFKITLNKIEWLLPYIKLADKPKIQLLNYIAKGPAISMSFCSWETYVYPMLPSTTRHIWSVKTSTQLEKPRYVVLGFQTARRNEPLKNAGVFNHCRIRDVKLFLNSQCYPYGNTNFDNETLKTGPVDIRLECDCSITFPPHTSAYCMILHDRIVEYNLISSTVKKLV